DNA from Merismopedia glauca CCAP 1448/3:
AGAAATCCAGCAGGTTCCAGAAGAGAAGCTAGCAGAACTGTACGATCTGATTTCTAGCTTTCGGGTAGGTTCAATACAGTCAAGTACTTCCACTCCATCACCAATGATGGAGTTTGCAGGATGTTGGAACGAGTTACCTGCTGAAACTTATAGCGAATTTCTCGATGACATTTCAACTCGTCGTCAGCAAGCATTTTCAACCAGAGAGAATCGTGAAACCAGCGCTAATTGATACCGATATTCTCTCAAGGTTTTTTCGCGGACATCTGGAGGTCGTAGCTAATTTTCAAGCATATTTGCGCGAATACTCGACGATAAATTTGAGCATCGTCACCTACTACGAAATCCTCAGTGGTCTAAAACACCGCGATGCTCAAAAGCAATTGTCTCTATTCTTAAGGTTTGCCGACCAAAACACAGTTTTACCGCTCACCCAAGAATCAGTTACCATTTCCGCCGAACTCTACGCTAACTTGCGACGAAATGGTACTCCTGTAGATGATATTGACCTCCTGATTGCTGGAGTCGCTATAGCTCACAATCTTGTCCTTGTTACCCATAATCTGCGCCATTTTGGTCGTATTTCTCAGTTGGAATGCCAAGATTGGAGCCAGAATTAAGTCAAAAGTCAAGAGTCAAAAGTTAGTTTCTTACTTTTGACTTCATTCGATTCCGTGCCGCAGCACTCTTAGAGCGACAAATTCTGAGGTAATCTCATGAATCACGTTTCTTTGGTCGGTAGAGTCGGACAAATGCCAGAAACTCGCTACTTTGAGTCTGGTTCCGTTAAAACCACCTTTTCCGTCGCTGTCAAACCACCATATAAAAGCGATAGTTTCTTACTCTTGAATGAGTGACTTTTAACTTTTGACTTGATTGTACTGGTGCATAAACTTTTCGACTCCTACCTATATACCTGTAACGAATCAAATTCAAGGTTAAACATTCAGGAGTCGATATGAAAAACCAAGTTTTAGTTTTTGGATTACTAGCTTTTACCTCTTTAACTAGCTTCGCTTTACCTACCCGTGCTGATGAAGCTAACGTTCAAACTAGTGGTCAAGAAATAGTCATCACTGGTGATGGTAACACTGTCAGACAATCTAGCAACCAATCCAATCGTACTAGCCGCAGAGGTAAGGGCGATAATGCTGGTGTGGCGCAAGATTGCCAGCAATTAGCTGATATTCAAGGTAATGATAATACTGCCAGCCAAGGCTGTCGTCAACGTAATAGTTCTAGCTCTCGGCGCAATCGTTAATTATGAGAAATTAATAATCGGTAGCATGGGATTAGCTCGTATAATTTTTCTGGTGAGGTAATAGATTATGGTTGTGAAACAACTCACCTTATTAGCAACACTTTTGCTAGTTTCTCTACCTAGCGTTGTCATCGCTGGGGATGTTGATGTTCAAGCTGGAAATGTCCGAATTACTACTACCGAAAGCGGTGGAGTTTCTGTAGATACAGGACGTAATGGAGTCAAATTAGACTCTAGAGCCAATAGACGAGCCAATCGCCTTGAGAAAAAGCGTTAC
Protein-coding regions in this window:
- a CDS encoding type II toxin-antitoxin system VapC family toxin; this encodes MTFQLVVSKHFQPERIVKPALIDTDILSRFFRGHLEVVANFQAYLREYSTINLSIVTYYEILSGLKHRDAQKQLSLFLRFADQNTVLPLTQESVTISAELYANLRRNGTPVDDIDLLIAGVAIAHNLVLVTHNLRHFGRISQLECQDWSQN
- a CDS encoding single-stranded DNA-binding protein is translated as MNHVSLVGRVGQMPETRYFESGSVKTTFSVAVKPPYKSDSFLLLNE